In Xenorhabdus nematophila ATCC 19061, one DNA window encodes the following:
- a CDS encoding phage holin, lambda family, with protein MKEHPDLWADVFSGLRNSWPQISGSILAIMICYGRLIYDGVERKNRWVEPLLCGALSWGFSSALELFGIPGSVSPALGGAVGFIGVEKIREFAIRAINKRLGDK; from the coding sequence ATGAAAGAACATCCTGATTTATGGGCTGATGTATTTAGCGGTCTAAGAAACTCATGGCCGCAGATATCCGGCTCTATTCTGGCGATCATGATTTGTTATGGCCGGCTGATTTATGACGGGGTTGAGCGGAAAAATCGCTGGGTTGAACCGTTGCTGTGTGGCGCGCTATCATGGGGTTTTTCCAGTGCATTGGAACTGTTTGGTATTCCAGGCAGTGTTTCACCTGCACTCGGTGGCGCCGTTGGTTTTATCGGTGTGGAAAAAATCCGGGAATTTGCGATACGTGCAATTAATAAACGTTTAGGAGATAAATAA